In Oscillatoria salina IIICB1, one genomic interval encodes:
- a CDS encoding YdcF family protein: MFLLITRILLWLLIGILLYNLLVRLIPRRWLAIVGAILLLSIIIVGFIDPNTPVVLPAWSLLSVLFRPLGLAIFLLFLGAIRIKKGGISKPGPGLIWAAFIILLFSSLPVVAYSLAQAAEQEAIRVEQLRTEICEVECPVPLTPFGAQDAGAIVLLAQGTTEPYLPYRTQIQLTDRGSLLLYTAQLYQEGSAPLVIVSAGPRANLEGPAERRIEANDVADLLERFGVPRNRIEIEPTGVDLRTSAIQVREILTQRGLADEPVILVTSAINVRRATLTFANAGLEVVPRPTDFYTFQPLATPRRRLDFVDFLPSVQALTVTTRVIDEYLASVYYFLRGWLSLPVV, from the coding sequence ATGTTCTTACTAATTACCCGAATCCTCCTGTGGCTGCTGATTGGCATACTACTGTATAACCTGCTGGTGCGGCTCATTCCCAGACGGTGGTTAGCTATTGTTGGGGCAATCTTACTTTTATCGATTATTATTGTTGGTTTTATCGATCCCAATACTCCGGTAGTTCTTCCAGCTTGGAGTCTCCTCTCAGTTTTGTTTCGACCTTTGGGCTTGGCGATTTTCCTACTGTTTTTAGGGGCAATACGCATCAAAAAAGGAGGTATCAGCAAGCCCGGACCGGGATTAATCTGGGCAGCATTCATAATTTTGCTATTTTCGAGTTTACCTGTAGTTGCTTACAGTTTGGCACAGGCGGCAGAACAAGAAGCGATTCGAGTCGAACAGCTACGCACAGAGATTTGTGAGGTAGAATGTCCAGTTCCCCTGACTCCCTTCGGAGCGCAAGATGCGGGAGCGATTGTTTTGTTAGCACAGGGAACCACTGAGCCTTATTTACCTTATCGTACTCAGATTCAGTTAACAGACCGAGGATCTCTCCTTCTCTATACTGCCCAGCTTTATCAAGAAGGTTCTGCACCTTTGGTGATTGTTAGTGCCGGACCGAGAGCTAATTTAGAAGGACCAGCAGAAAGGCGAATCGAAGCTAATGATGTGGCTGACTTGCTAGAAAGATTTGGCGTTCCCCGCAATCGGATTGAGATCGAACCGACAGGAGTTGATTTGCGTACTTCTGCAATTCAAGTCAGGGAAATTTTAACTCAGCGAGGCTTGGCAGACGAACCAGTTATTCTGGTTACTTCGGCGATTAATGTTCGTCGCGCTACTCTTACTTTTGCTAATGCTGGTTTAGAAGTGGTTCCTCGACCGACTGATTTTTATACATTTCAGCCCTTAGCTACACCCAGGCGACGTTTAGATTTTGTTGATTTTCTGCCTTCGGTTCAAGCTTTAACGGTAACTACGCGAGTGATTGATGAGTATTTGGCTTCTGTTTACTATTTCTTACGTGGTTGGCTTTCTCTACCCGTAGTCTGA